The segment CCTCGTGTATCTTTTTATAGAATACGAATAGAGTCAGATATTTTTCTTTTTCGCGGTCATGCTTAAATATGTAATTGCCGTTATTGCCTCTAACGATCACGTGATGAATAGCTCCCGGATGATCCAGTCTTTTTCTATAAACCACTATACCCACCTCCTAACCTAATCTATTTTATCTTATTGAAAAGCAATATTGGTCTGCAAGTTGCATCATACATAATATGGAAATAGTGTCGCTAAGGGAAGTCGATACGCTCTGGGACACATTATTTTACAATTGTGTCGCTGAGGGAAGCTGATACGTTCTGGGACTCTTTTGATGACTTGACAGGTGGTGTTTTATGACCTAGTATATACATAGATACTCAATGCATATGAATTCGAGGTATAACTATGAAACTTTCAAAAGAACTGGTTAAGGGCTCCACAGTGCTGCTGGTGCTCAATTTACTTAAAAACAAACCAATGTACGGTTACGAGATGATCAAAAACATGGAACTCATCAGCAGCGGAACCTTTGAGTGGAAGGAAGGTACGCTCTACCCGATCCTTCACGGTCTCGAAGTGGACGGTATGCTGGATTCGTTCTGGGAGACGCCTGAAAATGGACGCAAGCGCAAATATTATCAAATCACAAAGAAGGGACTTAAGCTACTCGACCAAAAACAATCCGAATGGAAGCAGTTCACGACAGCAATGGATGTCGCTCTTGGAGGTATGAAATGGATCAAGGCATAACTACCTTTGTTGACGATGTGCTCAGGCAGGTGATCAATACAGGTGCGCATGACGCGATACGTGATGAGCTGATTGACCACTATGCGACAACTGCCGAAGCCTATTTGGATTGCGGTGATAGTGAATACGAGGCGAATCGTAAAGCCCTGGCTTCACTGGGGGACGGCAAATCCATCGGCAAGCAACTGAACAACGTATGGTTTCCTCAGCTGAAGTGGACGATCCAGTGGTGTGTAGTGACACTCGTCATCCTGCTACTTTACTCGTATCTCTTTATTAACGAGACCTCCTTGTTCTCAAAGGCATCTTTCCTGATGATATTTGTCGCTATGGGTATCGATATCCTTTCTCAGTCCTGCACACTCAAGTACATTTATAGTTACTACAAGCAGGTCGAGCTGCCCTTTGTCAGAATCTACCCCTTAAAAAAAACTCAAAAGAACAGCATAAGTTACATAGAAAAATTGACCAATCGTTTAGCAGTCGTCTTTGGAGTGTTCTTTGGAGTCCTAATGATCGCATCGACGGTTTCGCTTGCATTTGAAACAGAGACACTTTTAGCGGCCGATCGATTGACAAGTCTGGCACTACCCCTTATCTTTTATAAGGTTTTCTTCTTAACCTTTAAGATGATGAAATCTCCGATCGTTGTGATGGACCACCGGGGAGTATGGATTCAGGGTGCGACCATCCCATATCTTAAATGGTCATCTATCAAGGAGCTTAAGTTTTACACTAATTACAAAAAACAATATGTATGCGAGTTCATCCGATTCAATCACAAGGGCAGAGTCACCATGCCGTGTCTTCCGCTTGATCAGGAGTCGATTATTCATCTGTTTGAATGCTATTCGCAAAAACAAGTCAGCACTTCACCTTAAGGGCGAAGTGCTGTTTGTGTTCATTGATCTTGTTGATGGCTACGCTTATTCCGCCAAGATGTCATTTAAGATCGCATCGGTGGTTAAAAGTTCAATCGCTTTTTTTGGGTTTTCTGCTAGATGAATTGTCGTATACCGGTTGGGTTTGACATTGGGAGCTGCTTGTATGGCGCGTTTCACAATTTTTTTTGAAATCGAGAGCGACTTCGCATGGGCAAAAAATCCGGTATCTGTTAGAAACGTTCTTACCCTTTCCACCCGATGCTCTTGGACAAGTGCCATGATATAAGTCGCAATTCCTACCTGCACGCCGTGCAGATACTTTCCAGGTACGATAGAGTCCATCGCATGGGATATCAGGTGTTCGCTTCCGCTTGCAGGCGCGCTGTGCCCTGCGACCTCCATGCTGATTCCACTCATGATCAGCGAGTCCACCACTTCTTTGATAAAGAGTCCCTCCCTGATATAGGAAAAAGGAAGCCGTACAACGCTGTTGACCGATTTTTTCGCGGTCAAGAGGGCATATTGGTCCACCTGGCCGATCCCATGATTTACTTCAAATTGCCAATCGTAGTTGGCTGTGATCTTTGAGACCACATCTCCAAGTCCGCTGTAATAGAATCGCTCTGGCGCGGTGGATAGAATCGATAGGTCTGCAATCACGCCGTAAGGCATCAGTGCTTTCACGCTTTTTCTTTTTCCATTCACATACAGTGAAGCTCCAGAGCTTGCAAATCCGTCATTGGAAATACTCGTCGGTATGCTGATAAATGGCACCGCGCGTAAAAAGCTGACAAACTTGCCTGAATCGATTGCCTTACCTCCCCCCATCGCTAGGATCACATCCATTTCATCAAATCCGTATGCGATAGGTGTCAGTTTCTCTACTGCGAGTTCTTCAAGTACGATAGGCCCGACTACCTCAAGCGTTTCATCGGACAAGAGCGGTTGCATCTTCTGTTCGAATAGCTCTTCGATTCCCGCACCCACAAGGAATAGGATCCGTTTGAATCCATGCGCCTTAAGGCTTCTTGGCAAATCGGATAAGGCGTCGTACCTGCTTTCTATGAGCCTTGGTATGGCTATCGCCTGGCTTCTCATCAAACACCTCTTTTCAGATGGTCGACTACTTCTTCATAAGTTTCAAATTCAATGCAGTCCTTTCCTGCTTGTTTGACAAGCTCGATCAGTTCTCCCTTGGCAAAGATCACATCGGCCTCTAAGGCGGCTGACAAATCGGGCTCCGTGTCACCTGCGAAGTAGATCCTATCATACTCTTTTTTAAAAGAGCGCATCACTTCGCCTTTATCGATTCCAAAGACATCCGAATAGAAGGGACTTTGCACATTTGGTGCCATCCGCATGATCCCTTCTTCAAAAAATCCAGGGTTGGTGATGACATCGACATGTTCATAACCTTCTTTTTTAAGCACGTCCTGAATGTATCTGTCAAAGCCCGCACTGACAAATTTAAAGTCGATTTGCTGGTCTGACAGATAGGTCAATAGCGCTCTTAGATGTCCATCAAGTTCGATGGTACCAATTAGCGATTCATACTCGCTATCTGTCAGCTGATGCCAACCAAAAATTTTATTTAAAAAATGATAATCCACCTTACCGGTTTTTCGATGTTCCCTGACATAGGTCCATCCTTCATCTCCAATTTTATTGAGCACTATCTTATAAAAATCAAGCGCAGTTGCAGTTCCGTCAAAATCGGATACGAATAGTTTTTTCATGCATGCCTCCTAAAGTTGTGCAAGAGCTACTGTGAAAGCTCCTGATGTTCAGCCTTCAGATCGATTGTGTCCGGTTTCATATTCTTGCTGCCCGATTCGATACCCAAGGCGATGCTTAGTACATCATCGATGGTCTTCGCGAACTCGAACAGGAGCGTGTCCTTTACTTCTGCTGGCACATCTTCTAAATCCTGCTTATTCTCATATGGCAACATTACCCGCTTTATGCCTGAACGATGCGCTGCGATAACTTTTTCTTTGATTCCTCCGACTGGAAGCACAGCTCCCCTTAAGGATATCTCACCGGTCATCGCAAGCTTGGCGTCTACGGCGATGCCTGTCACCAGCGAAGCGATAGTCGTGAATAGGGTGACACCCGCCGATGGACCGTCTTTCGGTGTCGCGCCTGCTGGAATATGAATATGCAGATCATGGGTTTCAAATTTGAAATCCATGACATAGTCGCTTAAGTTCGCTCTCACAAGACTCAAAGAGATTCTCGCAGACTCTTTCATCACATCGCCAAGCTGTCCTGTCAGGATCAGCTCTCCCTTGCCAGGCATGAAGGCCGATTCGATAAACAGCACGTCTCCACCGACAGGTGTCCACGCCAGTCCTGTGACGACACCCGATTTATTGGTATCTGCCACCATATCGTATCTGGTGATCTCATGACCTAGAATCTCGTTCAACATCTCTTTCTCGATCACATAAGGCTTGTCCACCTGATTGGTCACGATTTTTTCTGCCGATACCCGAATAATTTTCGCAATCTGGCGTTTTAGGGTTCTTACGCCTGCTTCTCTTGTATATTTATCGATAATCAACCTAAATGTATCATCGCTTATCAGAAGGTCATCTCTAGTCAATCCATGTTCCTCAAGCTCTTGGTCAAACAGATGCTTCACTGCGATATGAAACTTTTCTGTAGAGGTATAGCTATCCACTTGTATCACTTCAAGTCTATCTACAAGCGCTCCTGGAATCGTTCTCAGGTCGTTGGCGGTCGCAATGAAGAACACATCGCTTAAGTCGTAGGGGACATCAAGGTAATGGTCCATAAAGGTGTTGTTCTGCTCAGGATCGAGCACCTCTAGCAAGGCGCTGGAAGGATCACCCTGAAACGACGACCCTAATTTATCGACTTCATCGAGTACGAAAACGGGATTGTTCGTTCCTGAGCGTTTCATTCCCTGAATAATCTTACCGGGCATGGCCCCGATGTAGGTCCTTCTATGGCCCCTGATTTCGGCTTCATCCCTGACTCCGCCAAGACTTGCCCTGACATAGGCCCTGTCAAGGGTTTTAGCGATGCTCTTCGCTAGACTTGTCTTGCCTGTTCCCGGAGGTCCCACTAGTAAGAGGATAGATCCCTGCTTTTCATTCTTTAGCTTCATGACGGTCAGGTGCTGTACTACCCTGTCCTTGATCTTTTGCATGCCATAGTGGTGCTCATCAAGGATACTCCTCGCGTTTTCGATGGCGATAGGCTTCACCTTCGCCTTAGCCCATTCAAGGTCCAAAAGTAGCTCGAGATAGCTTTTGATGACATTCGATTCCGCCTGGTTGGGTCCCATGCGCTTAAGCTTTGCAAGTTCCTCTCTGGCGATTTTCTTCACTTCTTCTGGAAAATACTTTTCCTCGATCAGTTTTTCATAGTCTTTTCCAAGACCGCTTTCGTCATACTCTCCCAGCTCCTCCTGAATGGCTTTGAGCTGTTCTCTGAGCATACGCTCGCGATAAGCCTTGTTCATGTCCTTAGACATTTTCGACTGAAGCTCTACCTGAAACTTGATGTATTCTTTTCTCTCGATCAATAAGTCGATCATTCTAAGGCTTCTCTTCCTCAAAGAAACCATTTCCATGAGGTCCTGCTTCTCCTCAATGCTTAGGTTCATAAAGGGCATCAAAGTCGCGATCATCTCATTCAGATTGTCGATGGTATCAAGCGCCTCCTGAAACCGTTCGGATCCCTTGATCTGCTCGGCGATTTCAGCGGTCGTCTCCTTGATATATTTTAGTATATCCGACTCGCTTTTAGCGTCGATATCTATGATGTCCGGTAATTCCTTGGCGATACCTCTGAAATGATTTTCTTCTGGAATCAGTTCCAACAGCTCGACACGTTCTTTCACGTACAACTGAACCGTAGTAAGATTATTCCTACTGCTGACGTTATGGACTTCAACCAGGTTACCGATTAGGTAGACATCTTCTTTTGTTCTTAACTTTTCATGATAGTCTTTCAGTGTAAATGCGATCGCACTTCCACCTTCGATCCTTATGGCTTCAAACAGCTTAAAGTCAATGGGACTATCCGCTGTGATCTGCATTTCCTTGCCGCTAAATAGCACTATATTTCTGAGTGGAATCAACAATTTATTCATATGTCACCTCCATTAGTCCATCTGACAGTTTATGCTAAATGCCATCTGGTTAAGCGCGTCCTTGCTTTACTTCTTTAAACTCAAGCTAGTTTTTTTAAAACCGAGATCAGTACTTCAAGGTCTTCTTCAGAAAGTCGACTCTCAATGGTCGAAGCTAAATACTTTGCGGTTAGTTCATCAAGAGTGGCAAGGTGTTTTCCTTTTTCTGTAAGCTTCAAGTAAAACACACGTCCATCCTCAGGACAACTTTGTTTAACCACATAGTCGTTTTTTATGAATTTTTTAACCATCTCCGTGACAGTCGGCTTGGACAAGTTCAGCATTTCTGCGAGTTGACTCGTCGTAATCGCCTGGTGCTCATGAAACACCTTCAAATAATTGATTTGCTTAAGACTCATTTCTGAAAGTTTCAGATCTTCTAGCATCTTTGTGTAGCAGCGACCTTTTAACTTCGATAGATTTGAAATGCCTCGGATCAATTCGTCATTGGATTTCATCAAATCACCCCTTAGTTAGTTTGGTTTTCCCTAACTATAGGATACACCCCTTCACACTGTCTGTCAATTCGGCGAATACCATGAAAAAAGCTCCCATCTTCTACAAGCGGGAGCCTCTTCTAATACATTTATTTAGTCGTCTTTTTCGTCATCGTCATCGTCAGCGCTGAGAATGATTTTCTCCTCGTTCACATCGCTTTGAGACGAAGTAGCTCCTGTAACGGCGTCTACGCTGTCCCCTTGACTCTTGTTGATGCTTTTTTTATCTTCCACAGCCTCTTTTTTTAGTGTTTTCCAAAGCTTTTTCGCTTCGTCCTTCAATTCCTTATAGTCTGCGGTTCCAGCGTCTGTCGCCTCTTTCACTTTTTTTATGAAGGACTTGACTTCTTTGCTGTCATTCTCATATGGAGCCAGCTTGCTTAAGAATTCACCTAAACCCTGATCCTCATCAATTACAGAAGCGGATGTCAGCGTATCGATTTTTTCGTCTTTATCATCCTCATCATCTGCTTCGTTACGATCATCCTTTGATTTGTCCTTGGATTTATCTTTTTTATCTTTTTCATCATTTTCATCTTCCTCATGATCTTTGTCTTTTATTTTGATCAGAACGCCTTTCATGTCTCCGATGATTTTTATACTGTATTCATCTTTAAACAACTCTTTAACCGACTTGATATTGGTGATATCAAGGTCCTCGCTAAATGTGAGCAGTCCGAGCGCCACCTTTGTGTCATGGGCCTCATCCAACTTGGCTATGGTGCTGTCTGTCATCGCTAGGGTGATCTGGTTTAGCGAATCGGTGGACTCCAGTTCATTTTGGATCTTCTCTTTGATTTTTCCCGAACTCCCTTTCGCTCTTTCCTTCATCGGTACAGACGTGATCACGATAAAGGCTTCTTCGTTTTGATCGATATAGCCTTGATCCTTCGCTTCTTGCACTAAATTGGCAATGGCTTCTTCAACGTTTTGACCGTTGACATCCAGCTTAAGAAGCTCTATGCCGTCCTCATTCATGGGACGTGCCTCAAGCACTACATTTTTTTTGTTGAGCATCAGCTCGACACTTGGATTGATATCCATGGTCACCACCGAATACAGCGCCACATTTTCGAAATAGTATCCGAAACTCAGTGTGAACATCAGCACAAGCATCGCAGCGATGCTGCTGTATCTGAAGAGTTTTTTAGAACTCTTGTAGGCCGGTCTGTAAAGGATGTCCTCCTCAGTGAAGATGACGCTCATGCCTATGGACATGGTCCCCTTGTTTGTGATCTCATGGTAGACTCCGTCGCTTGCAACGATACTGCTATTCTCCTTGACCTCAATTACGATTCCCTTTTTCATGTCATTCCCCTCTTGTCACCAAATAGGATTCTATCCTATCCAGTTTTTCATGCACGACGATAATAATTGCTATGATAAAGTTCTTAAACGTCCTAAGTGTCTTCTTTGATGCCTTGAACCTTAAAATGATATCCGGTATCGGTAGTTTTTTCGAGCGATACAGCTTTGATACCAGCTCCTCTTCATTGCAGATTTGTTTACCTAACCTTGTGGTGTTGATTCTTGTCGCCTCATGCTTAGGTGCCGATTCGACCAAACTCTCCAGCTCGATAGAGAACTTTGAGAGCGACCTCTTAAATTCTTCAATTTCAAGAACCAGCTCTTCGTCGATCCGTTCTATCTGGTTTAGAACAATTATCTCGTCATATTCTGTTTTGTCGTAGTGTCTTTTCTCTTTACGCAAATAATCCATGACCCTGCTGCTGATCAGAAGGCCTGCGTAACTGAGGAACCCTCCTCTTTCTTCGTCAAAGCGGTCAATCGCCTCATCAAAGGCGGTCAGACCGATGAGGTATTCCTCATCATTTTCTGTACGAACATATCTTTTTGTCGTCTTCGAGACGCATCCGAGGATAAAGGGTATATATTCCTTGATCAGTTCATTTCGTTTTTCCTTGTTGCCGGTATCTTTGATTTCCTTTATCGTCATCAATAATTCATTCATGCCCTACGCTCCTTAGCTTGTTTCGCTATAGTATACGATTATCGTCCGGTATTTAGGTACCTTCTCGTTAAAATATCCCCTATAAAAAAGAAAAGTCTTCGTTAAAGGACTTTTCAATGTTTGAATGATTGAATACTATTTTTGCTAGAACAGGTGGGTTTTCCTTAATGCTTCTTCTGTGATATCAAAATAGGTATCATCTACCTGATCCGGCCTGTTGGGAACCGGATCGCCAAAGGTCACATCCACATAGAAAGTTCTTCCATCCAGTGTTACTTGATTCCACGAATGATCAACACCGCTGTTTTTTATTTTTCCAGCTACTGAGATTGCCTCAATACCTAACTTTTCAAGCATGTAGTTATAGAGCGCCGAATAACCCTGACAAACTATTTTATGGTAATGGATTCCGGCGTATGCGGTATGGCTGATCATTTTGTTTGATAAGTCATATTCATTATTTTTGATGATCCAGTCATAGATCACCTTAGCCTTCTCATAATCCTGCAAATTCTCATCAAGCTGATTCGACAGGTAAAGCTCCGATAGAATCGACTCTACCCTTTGAGTCGTCTCCTTTTTCATCGCAAGTACATCCTCTTTTGTGTACCCTTTCATGGGCAACAAGGTGATTCCCAGCTTTCTTACATAACTTGGCTGGTTTACTGTGGTCGAAATGGAAAAGGTTATATTGGAATAGTAGGCTCCATCTTGAGGATACTTGGTCATGACATTTTGGTAGGCGCTTGAAAGAATACCTGAGAGCTCGTTTAGTCCAATCAGCTGACCTGATAGATCGTAATCGATTGTATGGTCAAACTCCCCCTTACGCATCATGTACCTGAAATAGTCCTCAAAGTCAGCTTCTGTCACAGGGTTCTTTTTTAGCTGAATCGTAATCGACTCCCAGGCGTTGACTTTGGTTTCAAGCTTCATGATCTCAAGTCTTGAAAGGCGGTCGATGATCACAGCAAGCTCAGCCCTTGTAAGATAAGCATCCGGTTTAAAATACCGTTTACCGCCGATCAGCACGCCGTTTATGATTCCCTCCTCATAAAGCGTGTTCAAAGGGGATGAAAGGACATCCTCAAAATAAGTGCCGCTTTCGGTAGAATTTTGAATATCATATAACAAGACAATCCACTCCGCCACTGTCATCCTATCCACAGGCTTGTCGTGTTCAAATCCGTTTCTTGTGATTATATTGTCCTCTACGACCCCATGGACATAGGGATCAGCCCAGTGCGTCCCGGGGTATTCTTCTACAACAGAGGGTCCACTGGCCTTCATCAGTAATACCAGCGCTTCAGCTTGTGAAACCGTATTTTGCGGTCTATAGGTCTTATCCGGATATCCAGAAATGGTTCCAGCACTTGCAAGATTCGTCACAGCACTATAGTACCAGGCACCGGATTTGACATCTAAAAAATCGTCTGCGTACGCGATCGTTATCGATAAGATCAGTGCGATCATGATCAGTTGATTCCGTTTTTTCGTCATCTATTACTCCAAGTCCTATGTCGCTTTAATTTGTCCTTCCCTATAGGCGTCTAACAGCGCCTTTAAAGAATCTATATCTTCTTTCAGCCTTATTCCAGTATCCGTATCCCCGACATACATTCTAGGTCTGTCCTTTTGAATGAACACGGTTGTAGGCAGCATGTCCATTTCTTCCTTCACAGCCTTCTCTTTTGACTCAAAAGGCTCGTGGGAGACAAGGATCATTCCTTTA is part of the Fusibacter sp. A1 genome and harbors:
- a CDS encoding anti-sigma factor domain-containing protein, whose amino-acid sequence is MKKGIVIEVKENSSIVASDGVYHEITNKGTMSIGMSVIFTEEDILYRPAYKSSKKLFRYSSIAAMLVLMFTLSFGYYFENVALYSVVTMDINPSVELMLNKKNVVLEARPMNEDGIELLKLDVNGQNVEEAIANLVQEAKDQGYIDQNEEAFIVITSVPMKERAKGSSGKIKEKIQNELESTDSLNQITLAMTDSTIAKLDEAHDTKVALGLLTFSEDLDITNIKSVKELFKDEYSIKIIGDMKGVLIKIKDKDHEEDENDEKDKKDKSKDKSKDDRNEADDEDDKDEKIDTLTSASVIDEDQGLGEFLSKLAPYENDSKEVKSFIKKVKEATDAGTADYKELKDEAKKLWKTLKKEAVEDKKSINKSQGDSVDAVTGATSSQSDVNEEKIILSADDDDDEKDD
- a CDS encoding RNA polymerase subunit sigma is translated as MNELLMTIKEIKDTGNKEKRNELIKEYIPFILGCVSKTTKRYVRTENDEEYLIGLTAFDEAIDRFDEERGGFLSYAGLLISSRVMDYLRKEKRHYDKTEYDEIIVLNQIERIDEELVLEIEEFKRSLSKFSIELESLVESAPKHEATRINTTRLGKQICNEEELVSKLYRSKKLPIPDIILRFKASKKTLRTFKNFIIAIIIVVHEKLDRIESYLVTRGE
- a CDS encoding MtnX-like HAD-IB family phosphatase, which encodes MKKLFVSDFDGTATALDFYKIVLNKIGDEGWTYVREHRKTGKVDYHFLNKIFGWHQLTDSEYESLIGTIELDGHLRALLTYLSDQQIDFKFVSAGFDRYIQDVLKKEGYEHVDVITNPGFFEEGIMRMAPNVQSPFYSDVFGIDKGEVMRSFKKEYDRIYFAGDTEPDLSAALEADVIFAKGELIELVKQAGKDCIEFETYEEVVDHLKRGV
- a CDS encoding iron-containing alcohol dehydrogenase family protein; this encodes MRSQAIAIPRLIESRYDALSDLPRSLKAHGFKRILFLVGAGIEELFEQKMQPLLSDETLEVVGPIVLEELAVEKLTPIAYGFDEMDVILAMGGGKAIDSGKFVSFLRAVPFISIPTSISNDGFASSGASLYVNGKRKSVKALMPYGVIADLSILSTAPERFYYSGLGDVVSKITANYDWQFEVNHGIGQVDQYALLTAKKSVNSVVRLPFSYIREGLFIKEVVDSLIMSGISMEVAGHSAPASGSEHLISHAMDSIVPGKYLHGVQVGIATYIMALVQEHRVERVRTFLTDTGFFAHAKSLSISKKIVKRAIQAAPNVKPNRYTTIHLAENPKKAIELLTTDAILNDILAE
- a CDS encoding PadR family transcriptional regulator, which translates into the protein MKLSKELVKGSTVLLVLNLLKNKPMYGYEMIKNMELISSGTFEWKEGTLYPILHGLEVDGMLDSFWETPENGRKRKYYQITKKGLKLLDQKQSEWKQFTTAMDVALGGMKWIKA
- the lon gene encoding endopeptidase La; this translates as MNKLLIPLRNIVLFSGKEMQITADSPIDFKLFEAIRIEGGSAIAFTLKDYHEKLRTKEDVYLIGNLVEVHNVSSRNNLTTVQLYVKERVELLELIPEENHFRGIAKELPDIIDIDAKSESDILKYIKETTAEIAEQIKGSERFQEALDTIDNLNEMIATLMPFMNLSIEEKQDLMEMVSLRKRSLRMIDLLIERKEYIKFQVELQSKMSKDMNKAYRERMLREQLKAIQEELGEYDESGLGKDYEKLIEEKYFPEEVKKIAREELAKLKRMGPNQAESNVIKSYLELLLDLEWAKAKVKPIAIENARSILDEHHYGMQKIKDRVVQHLTVMKLKNEKQGSILLLVGPPGTGKTSLAKSIAKTLDRAYVRASLGGVRDEAEIRGHRRTYIGAMPGKIIQGMKRSGTNNPVFVLDEVDKLGSSFQGDPSSALLEVLDPEQNNTFMDHYLDVPYDLSDVFFIATANDLRTIPGALVDRLEVIQVDSYTSTEKFHIAVKHLFDQELEEHGLTRDDLLISDDTFRLIIDKYTREAGVRTLKRQIAKIIRVSAEKIVTNQVDKPYVIEKEMLNEILGHEITRYDMVADTNKSGVVTGLAWTPVGGDVLFIESAFMPGKGELILTGQLGDVMKESARISLSLVRANLSDYVMDFKFETHDLHIHIPAGATPKDGPSAGVTLFTTIASLVTGIAVDAKLAMTGEISLRGAVLPVGGIKEKVIAAHRSGIKRVMLPYENKQDLEDVPAEVKDTLLFEFAKTIDDVLSIALGIESGSKNMKPDTIDLKAEHQELSQ
- a CDS encoding MarR family winged helix-turn-helix transcriptional regulator, whose amino-acid sequence is MKSNDELIRGISNLSKLKGRCYTKMLEDLKLSEMSLKQINYLKVFHEHQAITTSQLAEMLNLSKPTVTEMVKKFIKNDYVVKQSCPEDGRVFYLKLTEKGKHLATLDELTAKYLASTIESRLSEEDLEVLISVLKKLA
- a CDS encoding S-layer homology domain-containing protein, translated to MTKKRNQLIMIALILSITIAYADDFLDVKSGAWYYSAVTNLASAGTISGYPDKTYRPQNTVSQAEALVLLMKASGPSVVEEYPGTHWADPYVHGVVEDNIITRNGFEHDKPVDRMTVAEWIVLLYDIQNSTESGTYFEDVLSSPLNTLYEEGIINGVLIGGKRYFKPDAYLTRAELAVIIDRLSRLEIMKLETKVNAWESITIQLKKNPVTEADFEDYFRYMMRKGEFDHTIDYDLSGQLIGLNELSGILSSAYQNVMTKYPQDGAYYSNITFSISTTVNQPSYVRKLGITLLPMKGYTKEDVLAMKKETTQRVESILSELYLSNQLDENLQDYEKAKVIYDWIIKNNEYDLSNKMISHTAYAGIHYHKIVCQGYSALYNYMLEKLGIEAISVAGKIKNSGVDHSWNQVTLDGRTFYVDVTFGDPVPNRPDQVDDTYFDITEEALRKTHLF